A part of Capsicum annuum cultivar UCD-10X-F1 chromosome 6, UCD10Xv1.1, whole genome shotgun sequence genomic DNA contains:
- the LOC107873488 gene encoding methylsterol monooxygenase 2-2: MASLIESAWTYLITNFSDFQLTCLGGFIVHESVFFLSGLPFILFERAGWFGKYKIQKKNNTPEAQTKCITRLVMYHLCVNLPILLVTYPVFKFMGTRSTLPLPSWKVVATQILFYFIIEDFVFYWGHRILHTKWLYKHVHSVHHEYATPFGLTSEYAHPAEILFLGAATIVGPALTGPHLITIYLWVSLRILETVEAHSGYHFPWSPSNFLPLYGGSDFHDYHHRLLYTKSGNYSSTFVYMDWIFGTDKGYRKLKSLKESEREAEGKVM; encoded by the exons ATGGCTTCCTTGATCGAATCTGCCTGGACG tATCTTATTACAAATTTCAGCGATTTCCAGTTGACTTGTCTTGGAGGTTTCATTGTTCATGAGAGTGTCTTCTTCCTGTCTGGACTCcctttcattctttttgaaaGGGCAGGGTGGTTTGGCAAGTACAAAATTCAG AAGAAGAATAACACCCCGGAAGCTCAGACGAAATGTATTACTCGTCTGGTGATGTATCATTTGTGTGTGAATCTTCCAATTCTGCTTGTAACATATCCTGTATTTAAATTCATGGGGACGCGATCTACTCTTCCATTGCCGTCCTG GAAAGTGGTTGCAACGCAAATATTATTCTATTTCATCATAGAGGATTTTGTATTTTATTGGGGTCACAGGATTTTACATACCAAATGGCTCTACAAGCATGTCCACAGTGTCCATCATGA GTACGCAACACCATTTGGGTTGACTTCCGAGTATGCTCACCCTGCTGAAATTCTCTTCCTCGGTGCTGCTACAATAGTTGGTCCTGCACTCACGGGGCCGCATTTGATAACAATATACCTATGGGTCTCACTTAGAATCCTTGAGACAGTTGAGGCACATTCTGGATACCATTTCCCCTGGAGCCCGTCAAACTTCTTGCCATTATATGGAGG GTCTGATTTTCATGATTACCATCATCGACTGCTCTACACAAAGTCCGGCAACTACTCATCGACATTTGTTTACATGGACTG GATATTTGGTACTGATAAGGGTTACAGAAAATTGAAGTCGCTGAAGGAGAGCGAACGTGAAGCTGAAGGCAAAGTAATGTAA